The Candidatus Beckwithbacteria bacterium region TCTCGGCTGGAGATGAAAAGATTGGTGCACTGATTTCTGAAGCTATGGATAAAGTTGGGACTGACGGAGTCATTACCGTTGAAGAAGGTAAAGGTTTGGAAATGGAATTGTCCTACACTGAAGGTATGGAATTTGATAAAGGGTATGCTTCCCCTTACTTTGTGACTAATCCAGATAGCATGGAAGCTGAGATTGAAAATCCTTACATTTTAATCACTGATCAAAAGATTGCTTCAGTCAGCGACTTTTTACCATTTTTAGAAAATGTGGTTAAAGTTACCAAAAACATTGTCATTATTGCTGATGAAATTGAAGGCGAAGCTTTAGCTACTCTAGTTGTCAATCGGCTTAAAGGAGCTATCAACGTTTTGGCAGTCAAAGCTCCAGGTTTTGGTGATCGTCGCAAAGCCATGCTGGAGGATATTGCGATCTTAACTGGTGGTACGGTTATCTCTGAAGATACTGGCCGCAAACTAGATTCAGTTATGATTGAAGACTGTGGTCAAGCTGACAAAATTTGGGCAGACAAGGAAAACTGCCGTATTATCGGTGGTAAAGGTGACAAAAAAGCCATTAGTGCTCGGGTTGCCAGTATTAAGAAAGAAATTGCAGCTTCTGACTCTGATTTTGACAAAGAAAAGCTGCAAGAACGATTAGCTAAATTGGCTGGCGGCGTAGCTGTTATTAATGTTGGGGCTGCTACCGAAATCGAGCTGAATGAGCTTAAAGAGCGGGTTAAAGATGCTGTTGAGGCTACTAAAGCTGCAGTTGAAGAAGGTATTGTGCCTGGAGGAGGAGTGACCTTACTCAGATCTCGCAGTGTTTTGGTGAGTAAAGATGCTGGTAAGACCAGTAAAGCTCAGGAATCAGTCACCTGGCGCGATTTTGAATCAGCTGGAGCTGGAGTGGTTTACAACGCCCTATCCAAACCAGTCATGAAACTAGTAGCCAATGCTAAAGCCAATGCTGAATGGGTAGTAGGTGAGATTGAAAAGAATAATAGCTCAAGCTATGGTTTCAACGTTAAAACTATGGAATTTGGCGATTTGGTTAAAATGGGAGTTTTGGACCCTGCTAAAGTGGTTCGAACGGCTCTACAAAACGCTGCTTCAGTAGCTGGTATTGTCCTGACTACCGAGGTTCTGATTACTGATGAACCAGAGGAAAAGAAAGATGATATGGCTGCTGCAGCCGGCATGGGTGGTGGTATGCCAGGGATGGGAATGTAAAGCTTTAGAAGCAATAAAAGAAAAAGCCCCGAGCAATCGGGGCTTTTTGTGATTTACATTAGGAAAGATAGTATGTTATTTTAAAATAATATATTATTATAAGATTTTATAAAAATGTCTATAGCTGAGAGATTATCTCCACCTATTCAAGTTGGAGACAGGACTATTGCAGAAGAAGAAATGATCGAAAGAGCAAAATTAGATCAGGGGATACTAGAATGGGTAACTGGATTATATCGAAGTGGAGAGTCATTAGAAAATATGTATGCTTTGGGGTTAGATAGAACAGAGTATACAGTATCTCTTTGTGCTACGAATGAACAAGGATATATTATTCCTTTTAGACAAAATGATGATTCTATCGAGTCCTCAACTATAAAAGCGCGGCTAGAAATTGCTGAAAGAGGCAAACCTGTTACGATTGCAATTGGAATAAATAATGGGCAAGTAACAGTTTTAAATCCTGAAACACGTAAGCCAGATAGCTATACGGCGGTCTTTGCCGGTCAACACAATAAGGTAGTTGGGCAAACACTTGAACTAGCTGGTAATACTTATACTCGAGAAAAAATTTTACAATTTATTGATCTTAGTGATGGTTTAGTTTGTCCGAATACTCAAGTTAAAGAATTAGAACCTATAGTTGACCACAACCTTTTAGAGGTTGATGGTTTCGTAAGAAGAAGTGAAGCCTTAAGAGAACTCAATGAATCACATCCTTTATTAATACAGTTTTTAGTTGGTAGAATTGTTAGTTATTTACAACAAAATAATATACAAGGAGAGGCACTTGCCAATAAACCCATATTTGAGCTATTGAGTATTCTTCCGCCTGAAGCAATAATTCCTCATTTCAGATGTGGATATAGATTACCTCAAAAAAAAGTTCAAAACTGGATTGAAAATCTGACCTCTAGGATTAATGATGATCTTGGACAGATAGAGAAGCGTAATAAAGTTAGAGCTTTATTGGGCACTTTAAATATTTTGGTTGCTTCTATGGTTATTACGAATGCTTGTAGAATTACGAATTTTCCTTTAGAACTATCTAGCGCAGCTTCAGTGACTTCAGCAGCTACACTTTACTTTTTGATGCTAGAGTCAAGATCTCAAAATTCCTTGGAAACAACAAGAAACTATTGTGAACAAATGCAGAGAATTATTGACCAATTAAAAAGTTTTCAATAATTAATGATATCTTTAATTTTCCAGCTCCACCGACTTAATCTCAGCAGAAAACGTAGCCATTTTTTCAACCAATTCCTGATCAATAGAATTATCAGTAGCAATCAAAACAGCATCATCAGTAGGAGTTGATAAAGAAATATAGCTGGTTTCAAACCCGTCAGGTAAAACAGTCAGTGGATCAATAACTACTCCATTTTGGTATACCTCAAAGTGAAGATGAGGTCCAGTACTCCAACCAGTAGAACCAACGTGACCTAAGACTGTATCTTTATCTACTTCTTGTCCAATAGCAATATCAATATTTTGCAAATGAGCATATCGAGATTCAATGCCATTCTCGTGCTTGACTAAAACACTCAAGCCATAGCCAAAAGCAGTATTTTCAATTGAAACTATCTTGCCTGAAGCAATTGGGTGAACTAGGTAGTTATTATTTCCGGCAATATCAATACCAGGGTGATACCAGGTAAAACTTTGAGAAATATAGCCGGCAACAGGTTGGCGAAATACTGTTTCGGTTTTTACTGGCTCTTCCTGTATCGTAATTTTAGTAAGCTCTGGTTTTCCGCTATCTGATTCTTGAGCAAAAATTGAGCCTTGTAAAATTGAAGCCAGGACAATAAAAATTGCCAGATTAATACCAATAATCTGCTTGGCTCTCTTAGCTTCAAATAGTTTTCTAAAAAACTTTGAAATAGGATGGCCAAGACGGCTATCTAAAGGAAAGATTGTCCTCCACAGTAAATACGGCATAGCTAGTAATAAAGCTATGATTTGATTGACTATGAAAAAAAGGACATTAAAGACTGTTTCAGAAAAAGACTGTTTAACAGATCGTTTCATGATGCAGCTTTTAAGCTGCCAAAGTAGAGTTTTTACTAAGCTATCACCTTTGTGGTGAGGAGAAGCTAAGCAAATTTAGATTTAAATTTGACAACTTCCCTTGTCGTTTTTATCCGACTTGACTTAGTAAAAAACAAAATCTTTCCAAGTGTGGAAAGAATTGCAGAATTTTAGCATATTTAATATGCAAAGTCAAGTAGTTATAGGGATATTCTGGGAAGTTTTAAGGCTAAAAATATGGAGGCCTGGAGGGGAATCGAACCCCTGTACGCGGTTTTGCAGACCGCTACGTAACCACTCCGTCACCAGGCCTTTTTTGAAACTTCTTTATTTTATCATGACAGACTGTTTTTTTAGACGTAATTTATGTCAGTTGTGGTATGATTAAAATATGAAACTTTGGCCCAAAGGATTACTTATTGTTTTGACTGCTTTTCTCTTATCTTCCTGCTCTATTCCTTTTATTGGTGATGGTAAAAAAGCGGCTTTATCAGTTAATACTACCCCAAAAGCCAGCATTTTTCTTGACGGCAATCATATTGGTTCAACCCCATTTTATGAGGAAAATCTAAAGCCTGGAGAATACACCATTAAACTTGTACCAGAGGATGGAGTTGGAACAGCCTGGGAAAAACGAATTACCTTAGCTAAAGGCATTTTGACTGTGGTGTCTCGAGAAATGGGAGAAACCCAAGAACTTTCCAGTGGTTATGATCTTTCACTGGAAGCAGATCAAAAAGACAAAACAACCATGTCGGTAGTAACTACGCCAGAGGGAGCAATTATAGCTATTGATGGAGAGCCAATTGGTTTTGCTCCTCAGACTGTAGAAGATTTATCTGCTGGTGATCACACTATCCTAATTTCCTCGCCCGGATATGTTGAGAAAAGCTTCAAAGCTCAGCTTATTGAAGGATATAAACTAATTGCCAGTGTCCAACTGGCTAAATCTGATGAACCAGTAGCTCAGGAAGATACAAATTCAGACAAAACAACAGGTACTGCTGACGAAGAGACTAAACAGGAAGAAGATAAAGCATTAGATGCTAATTTAGATGAAGAAACAGAGGAAACAGAAAAAGTTGGAGCTAATTTAAAACGACCTTATGTGACTATCAATGAAACTCCTACGGGCTGGCTTAATGTTCGTAAAGGCCCTAGTACCTCTGATGAACTTATTACTAAAGTTAATCCTGGCGATTCATACAAATATCTAGAAGCTAATGATACAGGTTGGTATAAAATTGAGCTGGAAGATGGTCAAGAAGCCTGGCTTTCCTCTAAATACGTGACTTTATACGAGTAAGTTTTAGGCTATTCCGTAGATAATAATTATCAGTAAAATTACCCAGATTCCTACAGTTAAAATTAGTGGCCAATCGTTAAGTAGTACCTCCTCAGGTGATTCCCCTTTATCTTGATCATAAATCAGTTGTAAATAACGCATAACCCCATAAATTACTAGAGGAATGGTGAGCATGAGCAATTTTTGGTTGACAAAGGCTCGAGGTAGATCAGCCATAAGCGTCAGGACATTGCCTTGAGTAATAAATACCTGCTGCTGAAACGTAAATAAGGCATAGGTTAACCACGTAGTATTGGCAAACATAGAAGTATAAATACCAAGTAAATTCTCTGGGTAATGAGATAAAACCTGACGCTGAGCTTTAAGTGATTTTGAGCGAAGTAAGGTTTTTTCAGACCGTCTTTTGCCTATAGCTAAAAATAGGGAAAAGGAGACCACGCAGAGCAGTAACCAGACATTGATATGGGCATCTATGGCAACAGCACCAGCATATACTCTTAAGATGAAGCCGCTAGCAATAGCCATGACATCTAAGATCGGGATGTGTTTAAGCCAGAGGGTATAAGCAAAGTGCAGCAAGACATACAAAAAGCTTAAAAAGAAAAAGAAAAAAGAAATTTGTAAAGCTAGCCACATACTGATAGTGAAAAGCAAAATAGCAATAAATAAAGCAGTGGGAATTGGAACTTTTCCAGAGGCAATAGGTCGATTTTTTTTCAGAGGATGAAGCCTATCAGAGGGAGCATCAATAATATCATTGAAAATGTAAACTGAAGAAGTAATCAGGCAAAAAACAGCTGTAGCCTGCAGGACTGTCAAAAATTTATCAGGAATAAACAACCAGCCCGTAAATACCAAGCCAGTAAATAGGCTTACATTTTTGAGCCATTGTCTGGGGCGGGCCGATTTGATGATGCCAAAAACTGCTTGATCCATAGAAGAAAAATTCCAAAACCAATAATCAGTATCATGATTGTATAGAATTTTTGCTGGCTATTCAATCTAAGGGCGATAAACCCTAGGATAGCCGTAATTACCCAGTAAAAAACTGCCACTCGTTGCTTGCTCCAGCCTAATTTTAACAAAGTATGATGAAGGTGTCTGGTATCACCCCAGATAGGTGATTTGCCAGCAGCTATTCGTCTGATAATGACAAACACCGCATCAATAATCGGAATACCTAAAACTACCAGTAAAGTACCAACTTTAGTAGTTGATAATATGGCTAGAGTGGCCAGGAAATAGCCTGCTAGTGAACCAGCTCCATAGCCCGGTAGAATTTTTTGGGGAAAAAAATTCCAAGGCAAAAACCCCAAATAAGCTCCCGCTACAACAAGAGCTAAAATGCCAGTTGTCCATTGAGTAATATCAGCTGAAAATGTCTGCGATAAAAGTGCAATAGTAATAGCAGCAATGGCTACGGTGCCAGGTAGTTGCCCATCTAAACCCTTTGACCAGTTGACAAAATTCATCAATCCCACAATCCAAAACAGAGCAAATAGATCAGCTAAGACCCAAATAGTTCGTAACTTACCAAATAGATATAAAGGGATTTGAGGTTGGTTCAAATAGATCAGAGATGCTCCAAAAGGATTAGTCAGAAAAGGAATGCCAATGCCGGCGGCCACTACACAGGCAGCTGCTAAAAACCCTATGCCAATTCGTAATGTAGGATTTAAGTCAAAAATATCATCCAGAATACCAGTAATAGTCAGTATTAAGCCTCCCAGTAAAATGCCTATAACATGTTTATCTAAAGGCAAAAATAATAAGGTAGCTAGTAAAATAGCTCCAAAGATAGCTAAGCCTCCTCCTCGAGGCAAAGGTTTAGTATGGATATGTTTAGGATGGGTTTTTCCAGCTGGATTATCAAGCCAGTTTTGACGGTGATAAAACCAAATTACCAAAGGAGTTAAACCAAGACCTAAGATTAAACTAACGATAAAAGGCCAAAAAGATAACATAGTTTAGGCAAGAATCAGAACGATTCTAATAACACTAATGGTTGAAAATAAAGTAATAATCAGTTGGGCCCAGAGCAAAATCTGTGGTAATAATGGGTCTTTGCGAATAAACATGCTGGCTAACCGGCTATTAATAATAAAAAACAGAGTGGCTAAGCCAGGAGACAGAGCCAGCCAAAGTTTAGGAATTAACTGTTCTTCTCCCCAAGGTTTACTAAAAAGTAACGGGATCTGAGGAGGAAGATATTGCAGACTTAAGCCAAAAACTAGCCAGGAAATACCAAGTAACAAAATAATTAAACGAATGAAAGCTAAAGATTGAGGATGTTTCAGTAGACTATCAAATTCTGCTTGAGCAGTTTTGATTGAAGCATTATTTGATCTAAGAGTAAGTGGTTTCATGGCTAATTTATTGTAGCAAAAGTTAGACTTTCTCAGTAACACGATACTCAATGTAGCGGCCCAACATAAGTCTAGTATGGGCATCAAGACCAGGTAGAGCTGAGAAGAAAAAGCCCACTACTGGCAAAAGAATATATTCAAATGGAGTGAGTAGTTTTTTCCAGAGCTTAACTTCTTTTTTACCAGGACGTTGGGTAAAATCAACCACAATAATTAAAAGCATTGAAAGCAGAGAAACTGTTAAAATTGCTGATGAAGTTTGAGGTAGGCTTTTACCTATCACGGTTCTGGCAAAATCTGGATTTAAAAGGGGTGGCAATGTAGCTCCAATAGTGATAGCAAACCAGTTGACTGGCCATAAAAAATGATCTTCAACCACTTTTAGCACCCTAATGGTTTTATCCCAAAAAGGAATTTGTTTAGCCTTAAGCCACTGCATAATAATATACGGATCATCTGAGGTGCCCCAGGCCCAGCGCTTAACTTGCTCATACTGGTTGACCATAGTTTTTTTAAAGTTTCTAGAGTTAGCAGCATCGGCATGGACTGGTAAGAAAATAGGTTCAACCGAGACTTTACCATCTGTTTTGAAATAGGCTTTGAAAAAGAGTCGGTAATCTTCTGGAATTACATCTGTATCCCAGTAACCAATTCGGTCAATTAACTTTAAAGAAGTAGAATAAGTTGAAAAGTTAATTAACCTATCTTTGCGGTTTAGCATGCCAATTTGGACAATGCTGGCATTGGTGGCAAAAACCCGGATCGGAGCTGGAATATCCCAGATATTGTTGTAGTACAAAATAGCTGGTTGCCAAAAGCGTTCATAACGCTTAGGATCATCGAGAAATTTATATGTTAACGTAGCAAAATACTGCTCATTAAAACGAGCGTCAACATCCTCGCTGCTGATGGTGCAATAGTCAATATCAAAACCCTGTTTATCAATAATTTCTTTCTTGGCAACTTTAGAAGCCCAAGCCATATTGGAAGATTTACCTACCACTTCTCCCTCTAAAACTGGATGAAAAGTACCGATAAAATTAGCAAACTTTTTACCGTATTTTTGTTTAAGCGTTTTGTATTTTTTTTGGGCTTCAGGTCCTTCCCGCTCTTCAAATCCTAGGACGATATGGATATTTTTAGTCGGAAAGGTCTGTGCGACCAAGGCATCTAAAGTTCTTTCTAAAATATATTGTGGTTCACAGTAGTTAGGGATAATGACAATGTGCTGAACTTTTTGCCAATCACCAAAATCTTTAACATCCCGCATCCAATCGTATTTTTGAAAAGCTTTAATTTTAAAATAAGATAAGGTGGCTAAAATACCTAAACTTAGTGAGCGGTATAGCCAGTATACGTCAAAAGCTAAAATGTAATAAGCTACTGCTACCGGTATTAACAACGATCCCCATATTGGAAATAAAATCAGCGACCAAGAAACAAAACCAGGGACGATTTCTAAAAAGCGAAGCAAGCGTTGATCTTTTTTAGTCTGAATATCCATATACGGGTTTAGTATTAGTATCTAGTATTTGCCCTCCAGAGAAAAGAGCAGGTTTACATTTTGGGTTGTTTGAGCAGCTACTTCTTCCAAGCTAAGCTGTTTTAATTCGGCCAGTTTTTGGGCTGTATAAATTAGGTTAGCGGGCTCATTAGGATAGCGTTTTTCTTGCCTAACAGGTTCTGGTACTAGGTACGGGCTGTCAGTTTCTAAGACAATGCGGTCTAGAGGAATAGTTTTTACCACTTCCTGTAGCCCTGTTTCATAGGTTAGTAAACCACCAATTCCTAAATAAAAACCCATTTCTAAAGCTCTTTTAGCAAATTTTTTACTACCTGTAAAGCAATGTAAAACTCCAGGTGCTATTTGTAAGTTGGCAGCTTCAACAAGATCTAAAATTTCATTACTGGCTTTACGGTTATGAATTACTAAAGGTAGCTGGTATTGTTTGGCCCATTCTAAATGCTGTTTAAATAATTGAAGTTGAGCTTCCTGTTGGTTTTTCGCTTGAGCATCGGCAAAATCTAGGCCAGTTTCACCGATTGCTACCACTTGTTTCCCTTTCTCTGCTAACAATTTTTCTATTGCTTTAGCCTGTGAAGGCCAGTCTCTAGCTGCTTCTTCCGGATATATCCCTAAAGCTACGTAAATACCGACATGTTTTTTAGCCAGATTTAAGACTTTTTCAGCTGACTCGGCATTAACGGTCGGATTAACGATTATCTCTATTCCTGAAGTCTTAGCTTGGGCTATGGCTTCATCAGGATTATCTAAATATTCAAGATGACAATGGGAATCGATTAACATAACTAAAAACTTAGAACTAAAAAGTAAAAATTATATTCTAGGAAAAAGTGGCTTGGTTGGTGGTGTTACCTTATTACTAAAAACTTCTAGGATTGTTTCTGAAGTCTGAGGTAAAAAGGGTTGTAAATTATAAGCAATAGCTTTGACCTCTTGAGATAAATGAGTCAAAACTTCTTGTGCTTTGTTACCAGATAAGCTCCATGGTTGGGTTTTATTGATTGCCTGGTCAGTTTCCTGAATTTTTTTCCAGACAGCCTCAATACTTAGGTGAAATTCAAACTTATCTAGATGCTTAGCCATAGTTTTATCAAAACCAGCTTCTTTTTCCTCAGAAACAAATAGGTTATTTTTAGCAGCCATGGTAGCTACCCGCTGGACCAGATTGCCTAGACCATTAGCCAAATCTGCATTATAAATTTCCTCAAAACGCTCATAGGAAAAGTCGCCGTCTTTAAAGGGGTGAATTTCTTTAAGTAAATAGTAACGGGTAGCATCAGCACCATACTTGGCAACTACTTCATATGGGTCAATGACATTACCTAAGCTTTTGCTCATTTTTTGTCC contains the following coding sequences:
- a CDS encoding undecaprenyl/decaprenyl-phosphate alpha-N-acetylglucosaminyl 1-phosphate transferase; amino-acid sequence: MLSFWPFIVSLILGLGLTPLVIWFYHRQNWLDNPAGKTHPKHIHTKPLPRGGGLAIFGAILLATLLFLPLDKHVIGILLGGLILTITGILDDIFDLNPTLRIGIGFLAAACVVAAGIGIPFLTNPFGASLIYLNQPQIPLYLFGKLRTIWVLADLFALFWIVGLMNFVNWSKGLDGQLPGTVAIAAITIALLSQTFSADITQWTTGILALVVAGAYLGFLPWNFFPQKILPGYGAGSLAGYFLATLAILSTTKVGTLLVVLGIPIIDAVFVIIRRIAAGKSPIWGDTRHLHHTLLKLGWSKQRVAVFYWVITAILGFIALRLNSQQKFYTIMILIIGFGIFLLWIKQFLASSNRPAPDNGSKM
- a CDS encoding glycosyltransferase family 2 protein; translated protein: MDIQTKKDQRLLRFLEIVPGFVSWSLILFPIWGSLLIPVAVAYYILAFDVYWLYRSLSLGILATLSYFKIKAFQKYDWMRDVKDFGDWQKVQHIVIIPNYCEPQYILERTLDALVAQTFPTKNIHIVLGFEEREGPEAQKKYKTLKQKYGKKFANFIGTFHPVLEGEVVGKSSNMAWASKVAKKEIIDKQGFDIDYCTISSEDVDARFNEQYFATLTYKFLDDPKRYERFWQPAILYYNNIWDIPAPIRVFATNASIVQIGMLNRKDRLINFSTYSTSLKLIDRIGYWDTDVIPEDYRLFFKAYFKTDGKVSVEPIFLPVHADAANSRNFKKTMVNQYEQVKRWAWGTSDDPYIIMQWLKAKQIPFWDKTIRVLKVVEDHFLWPVNWFAITIGATLPPLLNPDFARTVIGKSLPQTSSAILTVSLLSMLLIIVVDFTQRPGKKEVKLWKKLLTPFEYILLPVVGFFFSALPGLDAHTRLMLGRYIEYRVTEKV
- a CDS encoding TatD family hydrolase, with protein sequence MLIDSHCHLEYLDNPDEAIAQAKTSGIEIIVNPTVNAESAEKVLNLAKKHVGIYVALGIYPEEAARDWPSQAKAIEKLLAEKGKQVVAIGETGLDFADAQAKNQQEAQLQLFKQHLEWAKQYQLPLVIHNRKASNEILDLVEAANLQIAPGVLHCFTGSKKFAKRALEMGFYLGIGGLLTYETGLQEVVKTIPLDRIVLETDSPYLVPEPVRQEKRYPNEPANLIYTAQKLAELKQLSLEEVAAQTTQNVNLLFSLEGKY
- the groL gene encoding chaperonin GroEL (60 kDa chaperone family; promotes refolding of misfolded polypeptides especially under stressful conditions; forms two stacked rings of heptamers to form a barrel-shaped 14mer; ends can be capped by GroES; misfolded proteins enter the barrel where they are refolded when GroES binds) → MAKQILYGADARQKLLTGIQKLSNAVTTTLGPKGRNVALDKKWGAPNVIHDGVSVAKEIELKDPYENMGAQMVKEAASKTNDTSGDGTTSATLLSSEMISEGMKAVAAGVDPMAMQKEINEAVEKVVKQVKSMAKPIKTSEEIKQVATISAGDEKIGALISEAMDKVGTDGVITVEEGKGLEMELSYTEGMEFDKGYASPYFVTNPDSMEAEIENPYILITDQKIASVSDFLPFLENVVKVTKNIVIIADEIEGEALATLVVNRLKGAINVLAVKAPGFGDRRKAMLEDIAILTGGTVISEDTGRKLDSVMIEDCGQADKIWADKENCRIIGGKGDKKAISARVASIKKEIAASDSDFDKEKLQERLAKLAGGVAVINVGAATEIELNELKERVKDAVEATKAAVEEGIVPGGGVTLLRSRSVLVSKDAGKTSKAQESVTWRDFESAGAGVVYNALSKPVMKLVANAKANAEWVVGEIEKNNSSSYGFNVKTMEFGDLVKMGVLDPAKVVRTALQNAASVAGIVLTTEVLITDEPEEKKDDMAAAAGMGGGMPGMGM
- a CDS encoding UbiA prenyltransferase family protein, with translation MDQAVFGIIKSARPRQWLKNVSLFTGLVFTGWLFIPDKFLTVLQATAVFCLITSSVYIFNDIIDAPSDRLHPLKKNRPIASGKVPIPTALFIAILLFTISMWLALQISFFFFFLSFLYVLLHFAYTLWLKHIPILDVMAIASGFILRVYAGAVAIDAHINVWLLLCVVSFSLFLAIGKRRSEKTLLRSKSLKAQRQVLSHYPENLLGIYTSMFANTTWLTYALFTFQQQVFITQGNVLTLMADLPRAFVNQKLLMLTIPLVIYGVMRYLQLIYDQDKGESPEEVLLNDWPLILTVGIWVILLIIIIYGIA
- a CDS encoding M23 family metallopeptidase; translated protein: MKRSVKQSFSETVFNVLFFIVNQIIALLLAMPYLLWRTIFPLDSRLGHPISKFFRKLFEAKRAKQIIGINLAIFIVLASILQGSIFAQESDSGKPELTKITIQEEPVKTETVFRQPVAGYISQSFTWYHPGIDIAGNNNYLVHPIASGKIVSIENTAFGYGLSVLVKHENGIESRYAHLQNIDIAIGQEVDKDTVLGHVGSTGWSTGPHLHFEVYQNGVVIDPLTVLPDGFETSYISLSTPTDDAVLIATDNSIDQELVEKMATFSAEIKSVELEN
- a CDS encoding PEGA domain-containing protein, which produces MKLWPKGLLIVLTAFLLSSCSIPFIGDGKKAALSVNTTPKASIFLDGNHIGSTPFYEENLKPGEYTIKLVPEDGVGTAWEKRITLAKGILTVVSREMGETQELSSGYDLSLEADQKDKTTMSVVTTPEGAIIAIDGEPIGFAPQTVEDLSAGDHTILISSPGYVEKSFKAQLIEGYKLIASVQLAKSDEPVAQEDTNSDKTTGTADEETKQEEDKALDANLDEETEETEKVGANLKRPYVTINETPTGWLNVRKGPSTSDELITKVNPGDSYKYLEANDTGWYKIELEDGQEAWLSSKYVTLYE